In Marinicauda algicola, one DNA window encodes the following:
- the ffh gene encoding signal recognition particle protein: protein MFDALSERLTGVFDRITGRGALSEKDVDAALREIRVALLEADVALPAVKDFVNRVREKAVGEEVIRAVAPGQQVVKIVHDELVNLLGGEEEPDGLHLEGEPPVAILMAGLQGSGKTTTTAKLAKRITDRHRKKVLVASLDTRRPAAMEQLAQMAEKAGVASLPIVKGQTAVEIARRAMQAGRLQGYDVVILDTAGRTSIDEEMMGEAARIAEITRPRETILVADALTGQDAVETARRFDERLKLTGLVLTRMDGDGRGGAALSMRWVTGLPIKFIGTSEKIDGLDAFDAKRLAGRILGRGDIVSLVERAAQDVDQEKAEKLARKMAKGKFDLEDMRDQLKQLQKMGGLSGIMGFLPGMNKQMKGQMAAAGFDDTMLKRQEAIILSMTPEERAKPDILKASRKRRIAMGAGVDVPDVNKLLKMHRQMADMMKKMGKKGGRGGMPGMPGMPGGGKMPPGFADATGDLLQGKAPKGAQGLPGLPGGGSSGSLPPGFGAGGPLGPDGLPLGFPKKK from the coding sequence ATGTTCGACGCACTGAGCGAACGGCTCACAGGAGTATTCGACCGGATCACCGGGCGCGGCGCGCTGTCCGAAAAGGACGTGGACGCCGCCCTGCGCGAGATCCGCGTCGCCCTGCTGGAAGCCGATGTCGCCCTGCCCGCGGTCAAGGACTTCGTCAACAGGGTCCGGGAGAAGGCCGTCGGCGAGGAGGTCATCCGCGCCGTCGCGCCCGGCCAGCAGGTCGTCAAGATCGTCCATGACGAGCTCGTCAACCTGCTCGGCGGCGAGGAGGAGCCGGACGGCCTGCACCTGGAAGGCGAGCCCCCGGTCGCCATCCTGATGGCGGGCCTGCAGGGCTCGGGCAAGACCACCACCACCGCCAAGCTCGCCAAGCGCATCACCGACCGGCATCGCAAGAAGGTCCTCGTCGCCTCGCTCGACACCCGCCGCCCGGCCGCGATGGAGCAGCTCGCCCAGATGGCCGAGAAGGCCGGGGTGGCGAGCCTGCCGATCGTCAAGGGCCAGACCGCGGTCGAGATCGCCCGGCGCGCCATGCAGGCCGGGCGCCTGCAGGGCTATGACGTGGTGATCCTGGACACCGCGGGGCGCACCTCGATCGACGAGGAGATGATGGGCGAGGCCGCGCGCATCGCCGAAATCACCCGCCCGCGCGAGACGATCCTCGTCGCCGACGCGCTGACCGGCCAGGACGCGGTGGAGACCGCGCGCCGCTTCGACGAGCGCCTGAAACTGACCGGCCTGGTGCTGACGCGGATGGACGGGGACGGGCGCGGCGGTGCGGCGCTGTCCATGCGCTGGGTCACCGGCCTGCCGATCAAGTTCATCGGTACGTCGGAAAAGATCGACGGGCTCGACGCATTCGACGCGAAGCGCCTCGCGGGCCGCATTCTCGGGCGCGGCGACATCGTCAGCCTCGTGGAGCGCGCCGCCCAGGACGTCGACCAGGAAAAGGCCGAGAAGCTCGCCAGGAAGATGGCGAAGGGCAAGTTCGACCTGGAGGACATGCGCGACCAGCTGAAACAGCTTCAGAAGATGGGCGGGCTCTCCGGGATCATGGGTTTCCTGCCCGGCATGAACAAGCAGATGAAGGGCCAGATGGCCGCGGCCGGCTTCGACGACACGATGCTCAAGCGCCAGGAGGCGATCATCCTGTCGATGACGCCGGAGGAGCGTGCCAAGCCGGACATCCTGAAGGCCAGCCGCAAGCGCCGCATCGCGATGGGCGCCGGCGTCGACGTGCCCGACGTCAACAAGCTCCTCAAGATGCACCGCCAGATGGCGGACATGATGAAGAAGATGGGCAAGAAGGGCGGCAGGGGCGGAATGCCCGGCATGCCCGGAATGCCCGGCGGCGGCAAGATGCCGCCCGGCTTCGCCGATGCCACAGGCGATCTTCTGCAAGGCAAGGCGCCGAAAGGCGCTCAAGGACTCCCCGGCCTGCCGGGCGGCGGGAGTTCGGGCAGCCTGCCCCCCGGTTTCGGGGCCGGCGGTCCGCTCGGGCCTGACGGCCTCCCGCTCGGCTTTCCGAAGAAGAAGTAA
- the rpsP gene encoding 30S ribosomal protein S16: MSVKIRLARGGAKKRPYYRIVVADSRNARDGRFIEKIGSYDPMLPKDHENRVKLDTEKAAEWLKKGAKPTERVARFLGAAGLIEYKHGVNPKKGEPGEKAKERAAEKAEREAAAKEAEEEAKAAAAAPAEEAEAEAPAEEAAAEEEKSE, from the coding sequence ATGTCAGTGAAAATCCGTCTCGCCCGCGGCGGCGCCAAGAAGCGCCCCTACTACCGCATCGTCGTGGCCGACAGCCGCAATGCCCGCGACGGCCGCTTCATCGAGAAGATCGGCTCCTACGATCCGATGCTGCCGAAGGATCACGAGAACCGCGTCAAGCTCGACACCGAGAAGGCCGCCGAGTGGCTGAAGAAGGGCGCCAAGCCCACCGAGCGCGTCGCGCGCTTCCTCGGGGCGGCCGGCCTCATCGAGTACAAGCACGGCGTGAACCCGAAGAAGGGCGAGCCGGGCGAGAAGGCCAAGGAACGCGCCGCCGAGAAGGCCGAGCGCGAAGCCGCCGCCAAGGAAGCCGAGGAAGAGGCCAAGGCAGCCGCCGCGGCCCCGGCAGAGGAAGCCGAAGCCGAGGCCCCGGCCGAAGAGGCCGCCGCGGAAGAAGAGAAGTCGGAGTAG
- the rimM gene encoding ribosome maturation factor RimM (Essential for efficient processing of 16S rRNA) — protein MASKPDLLVIGAIAGAHGVHGEAKVRAFGDPAMIARYGPFLDPAGKVIFTPKKARHSGGETVIVTFKEPVTREALIAMKGTLLHVPRAALPEPDEDEFYYSDLLGLAVEDLAGEPLGTVKAVNNFGAGDLLEILPPEGPSFYLPFTKQAVPHIDLKAGRLVANPPEAEEDEDDEARE, from the coding sequence ATGGCGTCCAAACCCGACCTCCTCGTCATCGGCGCCATCGCCGGCGCGCACGGCGTGCACGGCGAGGCGAAGGTGCGCGCCTTCGGCGATCCCGCCATGATCGCGCGCTACGGCCCCTTCCTGGACCCGGCCGGCAAGGTCATCTTCACCCCGAAGAAGGCCCGCCATTCGGGCGGCGAGACGGTGATCGTCACGTTCAAGGAGCCGGTCACGCGCGAAGCCCTCATCGCCATGAAGGGCACGCTCCTGCACGTTCCCCGCGCCGCCCTGCCGGAACCGGACGAGGACGAGTTCTACTATTCCGACCTCCTCGGCCTCGCCGTGGAGGACCTCGCCGGAGAGCCGCTCGGCACGGTGAAGGCCGTGAACAATTTCGGCGCCGGCGATCTGCTCGAAATCCTCCCCCCCGAAGGCCCCAGCTTCTACCTGCCCTTCACGAAGCAAGCCGTCCCCCATATCGACCTGAAAGCCGGCAGGCTGGTCGCCAACCCGCCCGAGGCGGAGGAAGACGAGGACGACGAGGCGCGCGAGTAG
- the trmD gene encoding tRNA (guanosine(37)-N1)-methyltransferase TrmD produces the protein MSFTATCLTLYPEAFPGALGVSLLETARRNGIWALETVDIRSFSRHKHASVDDTPAGGGPGMVLRPDVAAAAIDSVALEGRPLIYMTPRGKPLTQALVRQWSAGPGVVVFCGRFEGLDERVIEARQMEEVSVGDAVLAGGEIPAQYLIEACVRLIPGVLGKTASTEDESFEGDLLEYPQYTRPRVWEDREIPEVLLSGDHGRIARWRREQAEETTRRRRPDLFARYQRRDGEER, from the coding sequence ATGAGCTTCACCGCCACATGCCTGACCCTGTATCCGGAGGCGTTTCCCGGGGCGCTCGGGGTTTCACTGCTCGAAACCGCGCGCAGGAACGGTATTTGGGCGCTGGAGACTGTGGACATCCGGTCGTTTTCCCGTCATAAGCACGCCTCCGTTGACGACACGCCTGCCGGCGGCGGCCCAGGAATGGTGCTGCGCCCGGACGTGGCGGCAGCGGCGATCGACAGCGTGGCCCTGGAGGGCCGGCCGTTGATCTACATGACACCGCGCGGAAAACCGCTGACCCAGGCCCTCGTGAGGCAGTGGTCGGCGGGTCCGGGCGTTGTCGTGTTCTGCGGACGCTTCGAGGGACTCGACGAGCGGGTCATCGAGGCGCGGCAGATGGAAGAGGTGAGTGTCGGCGATGCCGTGCTCGCCGGCGGTGAAATCCCCGCGCAGTACCTCATCGAGGCCTGCGTGCGGCTGATCCCCGGCGTGCTCGGCAAGACCGCCTCCACCGAGGACGAGAGTTTCGAGGGCGATCTTCTCGAATACCCCCAATACACCCGCCCGCGGGTGTGGGAGGACCGGGAAATCCCCGAAGTGCTGCTGTCGGGCGATCATGGACGGATCGCGCGCTGGCGGCGCGAGCAGGCCGAAGAGACAACACGAAGGCGCCGGCCCGATCTCTTTGCGAGATATCAGCGGCGCGATGGAGAAGAGCGATGA